In Shinella zoogloeoides, the genomic window GGCGGCGATCTGGCCGGAGAAGCCTGCCTGCGTGCTGCCGGTGAAGAGATCGCGTAGGAAGAGCACGGTGACGACGGCCGCGACGGCTTCGGTGACGAAGATCACGGGATTGCGGACGAGCTGGCGCGGGTCGAGCTTGACGAAGGCGTCGCGCGCGGCCGGCAGCAGGATTGCGGGATCGAGAAGGCTTTGAGCGTGATGGTCCTTGGACATGGCTCTTTCCTTAGAAAGTCTGGCCGGCGAGCATCGCGAGATGTTCGACGATGGGGCCGAGGGCGAGCGCGGGGAAGAATTGCAGGCCGCCGAGGATGAGGATGATGCCGATAAGTAGGCCGACGAAGAGCGGCCCGTCCGTCGGGAAGGTGCCGGCGGACGGCGGGACCTTGACCTTGGCGGCGAGCGAGCCGGCGATCGCCATGACCGGCACGACATAGGCGAAGCGGCCGAGCAGCATCGCGATGCCGAGCGTCGTATTGTACCAGACGGTGTTGCCCGTCAGGCCGCCGAAGGCCGAGCCGTTGTTGCCGGCCGCCGAAGTATAGGCATAGAGGATTTCCGAAAGCCCGTGCGGGCCGGGCGTGCCGATGCTTGCGACGGCGAAGGGCAGCATGGCGGAGACCGCGGTGAAGCCGAGGATGGCGAGCGGCAGGACGAGCACGGCGAGCATGGCATACTTCATCTCGCGGCCTTCGATCTTCTTGCCGAGGAATTCCGGCGTGCGCCCGACCATGAGGCCGGATACGAAGACGGAGAGCAGCGCGAATACGAGCATGCCGTAGAGGCCGGAGCCGACGCCGCCCGGCAAGACTTCGCCGAGCTGCATCAGGAACATCGGCACGAGGCCGCCGAGCCCGGTGAACGAGCCGTGCATGCCGTTGACGCCACCGTCCGAAAGGCCGGTAGTGACGGCGGCGTAGAGCGCAGTCATCGCCTGTCCGAAACGGACCTCCTTGCCTTCCATGTTGCCGGCGGCGGCATCGACGCCGAGCGCCGTCAGGATCGGGTTGCCCTGGGCCTCGGCCCAGTAGACGACGGCGACGCCCGAGATCAGCAGGATCGCCATGGCGCTGATGATCGCCCAGCCCTGGCGGCGATTGCCGACGAGTTCACCGAACGCGTAGACCAGCGCCGCCGAGATCGACAGCATGGCGAAGATGTTGAGATAATTGGAGAACGTCGTCGGGTTCTCGAAGGGATGGGCGGCATTGACGTTGAAGAAGCCGCCGCCGTTCGTGCCGAGCTGCTTGATCGCTTCCTGCGAGGCGACCGGGCCGAGCGAGAGCGTCTGGCTTGCGCCTTCGAGCGTGGTCGCGGTGACGGCGGCGTCCAGTGTCTGCGGCAGGCCCATGGCGACGAAGACGAGGGCGACGACGAAGGCCATCGGCAGCAGCACGTAGAGCGTCGCCCGCGTCATGTCGACCCAGAAGTTGCCGAGCGTCGAGACCTTGGAGCGCACGAGCGCCCGCGTCAAAGCCACGGCGAGCGCCGTGCCGGTCGCGGCCGAAAGGAAGTTCTGCACCGTCAGGCCGGCCATCTGGCTGAAATGGCTGAGCGTCGTTTCGCCGCCGTAGTTCTGCCAGTTGGTGTTGGTGACGAAGGAGACGGCCGTGTTGAAGGCAAGGTCCGGCGCCATGCCGGCAAATCCCTGCGGATTGAGCGGCAGAATGGCCTGGAGCCGGAGGATCGCGTAGAGCGCGGCAAAACCGGCAAGCGAGAAGACGAGCATCGCGACCGTATAGGCAAGCCAGCCCTGTTCCTTGGTCGGCGACACCCCGGAAATGCGGTAGAGATCTGCCTCAAGACGCCCGAGAACCGGCGACAGCGCGGTGCGCTCGCCGGCAAAGACGCGGGCCATATAGAGGCCGAGCGGCTTGATGGTGACGAGAACCGCGAGGAAGAAGAAGGCGATCTGTAGCCACCCGATCATGGTCATGGAGTTTCTCCTGGAGGTTCAGAAGCGTTCGGGTCGCAGCAGCGTGACCACGAGATAGGCGCCAAGGGCGAGCGCGACGAAAAGGCCGAAAAGGGGTTCGAGCATGGTCGCCTCCTCAGAGC contains:
- the kdpA gene encoding potassium-transporting ATPase subunit KdpA; translated protein: MTMIGWLQIAFFFLAVLVTIKPLGLYMARVFAGERTALSPVLGRLEADLYRISGVSPTKEQGWLAYTVAMLVFSLAGFAALYAILRLQAILPLNPQGFAGMAPDLAFNTAVSFVTNTNWQNYGGETTLSHFSQMAGLTVQNFLSAATGTALAVALTRALVRSKVSTLGNFWVDMTRATLYVLLPMAFVVALVFVAMGLPQTLDAAVTATTLEGASQTLSLGPVASQEAIKQLGTNGGGFFNVNAAHPFENPTTFSNYLNIFAMLSISAALVYAFGELVGNRRQGWAIISAMAILLISGVAVVYWAEAQGNPILTALGVDAAAGNMEGKEVRFGQAMTALYAAVTTGLSDGGVNGMHGSFTGLGGLVPMFLMQLGEVLPGGVGSGLYGMLVFALLSVFVSGLMVGRTPEFLGKKIEGREMKYAMLAVLVLPLAILGFTAVSAMLPFAVASIGTPGPHGLSEILYAYTSAAGNNGSAFGGLTGNTVWYNTTLGIAMLLGRFAYVVPVMAIAGSLAAKVKVPPSAGTFPTDGPLFVGLLIGIILILGGLQFFPALALGPIVEHLAMLAGQTF
- the kdpF gene encoding K(+)-transporting ATPase subunit F encodes the protein MPAHSTGSEEATMLEPLFGLFVALALGAYLVVTLLRPERF